In the genome of Populus trichocarpa isolate Nisqually-1 chromosome 10, P.trichocarpa_v4.1, whole genome shotgun sequence, the window ATTAAGGTGTGTAAAAGGATGTGATAATGTATGCAAACTGGAATTGGAGTGGGGCCCTCCTCCCCCatcaatcaaaactaaaaaatgccTGTAATCATAGCCACTTTTGTTGCCTTGTCTCTTTACCGTGCTTTCTCGATTATGGTCGACCAAATTCCCATGTGAACTAAAGTGTGCTGCTGCTACTTTCTAAGATATCCGAAAAGAACGATCAGAgattcccttgttttttttttttttatatatatataacttgcaaaatccattaaaaagaagtaaaacataaattacactaattttataaataagatattttttatcctCGAGATTTAAAGAAGATAAATGCTGGCAAAACAGCTCGATGGTTGTTGagacatttttatttatgagataatatatatagcaatgGAACCCTAGCTAAAAAGAGAATATCATGTGTGGATGGAGAAGGAGCAGGCTGGACAGAGAGCATGGAGACCATCGGCCCTCTCTCTACAATTTACTGAAACGAGACAAGATACAAGAACAATTAGCTGGATGGCACGCCTTGGGATGATGGATGGTAGGGTCCTGAGTCCTGACTGACAAACAAGGCAATGGCATCCTATGGAGGCAGGCAACTCCACATagaaaactctctctctctcttttttaacatttttaaatatttgactccttttaaaaaaacttttatcaatGGAACATATTTTACAAGCaaagaaagaggaaaataattcttttttggtGCAGtggaatttgaaaaacaacgaAAGGAATCATCTCTACGGTAACTGGCACACTGGCACCCAATCAACACGAGGACAAATCTCACTCTGAGCACCTCTCCTGGCAAGAAAATCAGCATCTCTCGAAGTGTGGTTCAACTGGATCCCTACAGCTAAAAGAACATTCTAATTTTCTCTGGAGCCGCCAACTTCCAAACCCAATTCCAGTTCTCGTGATGCTGCAGGTCCCTCATTCTATTCGAAAGCCGATTCAGAGTTGTCATTCTAGCTAGCTGCCCACATAATAACATCACCAGAGCTAGAAAAGTAGGGACTGGAATTGCCATGACATTGAGCTTGATAAGCTCTGGGATGTTAGTCGACAGCCTACTGAGATCCCAAGATCCATCCCTCCACACGTCTCTTACCCTAAGGTCAGCATCACTGATAATGACAAAAAGAGATCCCAGCAGCCCCTTTTCCATCCAAGGATCATTCCATAGAGATGCATTCCTGTTTGCAATCATATGTAGATGATGAAGTTGAGTGAAAGCCTTCGTAATAGATTTCCAAACTAAAGAGGCATGCAGTAGAGGGAACAAATGCAGTAACGAGGGTATTTGTGCTGAAAGACTTGAACTTCTTTCTCGCATTGAATATTTGCCAAGCCAGCTTGCTTAGATGATTTACGATTCTACAAAAACATTTACAAAACCAGTTTCATCATCAAATCACAGGTTCTACTACTTTATaattcttatccttttctttttatagcaattgtatatctatctatctatagaGAAAGATATAGTTTTAATAAGAGTATCGGTGGATTCATAGTTAGATTTTAAGTAGGTAggaataatatatagttttacccaaattcaatttaataagaGTATTTTATGGATAATAAAGACAGTCGGGTTTCGAACAAGTAATGAATGAATGCTTCTCTAGCATtcagttaaataaaaatcacaattctATCATTAACCATGCATGTATGCTTTCGGTTCCTTAGTTAGAGATTAGCACCCGTGAACAGTAGCATAAGCACCGATGATACCAGCAGCAACAATAACAAGTTCAGCAATTGCTCATTCTTTGGATAATGGATATCCGAAACTCAATTAGGTATTCAAGATTTATATCCGTTAGGGTTTAGGTGGATAGTGTGAAAAATATGACTCCATAATTGCATTGGCGGGACTCTCTGGCCCTTGTTGGACGTCCAAGCATTGGTGGATCTATGTTGCCCGCAAAGAGAAATCACCTGCGATTAGTTGGGCTTCCGGCCCCTTATATTTAAACAGTGATGAGCTCACAGCCATCTGGCCCATTTCGGCTTTGTCCAAAGAGAGAAGTATGGTTGGCAATGGGTGGAGTTGAAAccgggtttttcttttctttaccatTTCCTTTGAAATATTAGACTACCCCAgaatacaataataatatccCTAACCTATAGTATCCATAATGAATAGGTAGGTTTTAGTTTAATAAGCACAGCTATTCCAGAAATATTGTCGTTACAAAATAGTTGCTTAAATAATCCCATCACAATGGCtagatattaatatatataatctccCGCGctcctgttaatttttttttttaaatgtcaaaaaaatattaaaaatataaaaaatattttaaactttttaggtTTGATAATCATGTCATATCCAAGAAGCTTGaagtattttaaacaaaaattttaattaattttttttataaaaaatatttaaattatctttgaagtatcttaaatagaaattttaattattttttattttttataaaaaaatatttaaattgtcattgaagtatattaaataaaaattctaattaagttttttttttatagactaTTGGGTCTGACGATCATGTCAGATTCAAAGTACTTGGGTATAATAAATATTCTTGATttgataaacaataaaaaacaataattatataatttaattgtcattggttaaaaagaaaaaaaaccacaaataaccaaaataaaacaaaaggataagatgggaatttaaaaataaaattattattataatttacagTAAAATATCCGCTTTTGTGATAATGTATACGAGCAAGATGGAAAAAtgatttaagaaattttatgggttttgctttttttttttattaacgtggaaaaaaagatttaagaaattttatgggttttgtatattttttttaagatggatGTTTGGGTCAGTTTgtgtgtattttaattaatcctataaatattaaaattaataattatataaatctctAATAGATTTGTAAAACTTGATGAAGaaacttaaatataaatttagataaaaataattgcatCTACATGATGGGACATAGGGGTGGTAGTCAaactttttttcctcctttttattataataagaaCATAAGTGCAAAAAAGGTTAAAGCCAAGTCAACCTCCCCAATTAGACACCAAATCATACCCCGACAGCCACAGGCCTTGTGAAAGGAATGGAATCTCTAAAGGCAGAGAGCACACTTTCAAACCCCAACTTCATTCGTTGCTTTTGTGCGATTGCCTTCCGTCCACTCTGCTGAtagtcatggttttttttattttccagcaATCCCATAACAATATGATGAACTTGTAAATCCATTCATATCTTGTTGGGCTTAATAATAAGACCTAGCACCTCTGCAGATCTCTCTCTACTCAGTAAATCAGTGGTGCTTGGCTCATCGTGGTTGAGTTGCTTAGAAGACTCCCCCCTCTCACGGCCAGGCCGTCTCTCCTTCACCtgtctctttctttcctttatcagcctaaaaatataaaaaggaagaTTAACCCCTGCCCCTTTTCTAAAAGCTTCTTTAATTCTGTTGACATGAATGAAGTTGCTGTAAGaatctatcaatttttttaaccgAGGTTTGCCGGGTTATGGGTCAACCCCAGTTTTTTATCAGGTCAAATTAAGTTCATTTTATCATAGATTTATTCTTCAATGCAACTGGATCCTGAGTTTGAAGACTATATTGGTGATGGATATAGCAAGATGATACCAAATTAGTAACGgtaaataatattcaaattccCACTACTTATATTTTACCCCAGTTAGTAGCTCTCCCACAAAAGCTTGAATCTGTTTGAGTTGAAGGAAAAGATTAATAATCATGTTTAATCAAAACTTGGGTTAATTAATGattcaattaaaatcaattggctttatatatatatatatataaaaattagtgAGAACAACTCCATTTTAATCCTCATAAGAGATAAATTATCAAGTTAACCCTCCGAACCGTTGTCCATGTCAAATTTTAAAAGCTAACTGGTGTTACAAAACCGAAAAGATTCCAAGCAAAGAACAATTAGGCGCTTTGGCGGGTAAAAAAaggagtttattttattttattttatttttaaattcaatatctCGGATCACATTCAAACAATctattgaatatttataaacACATCATAAGAACATGAGAGATATACCGTTAAAatcatctttaattaaaaaacaccaaggtttcatatttttaaaaatagttcgGAAGAGATAATtatggaattaaaaaagagacTCGGTTCCTATGAATTTTCTTAGAGACTAAGTAGATGTAGTGGGATTGCACAGCCACAGCAGAAGTGATCGTCTTTGATCCCAAGTTGTGAATTTACTGCTAGATTGACTGATTTTTAATCTCAGTGCACTTGGGTGGTTGGAGCAATGGCGATGCTTGATGATAACATCCAAACATGACAGAGAGACAAGCGAGTGGTCTGCTTCTGTTTGCAAAAAATGGAATGAAGTCTCAACATTTTTTGAGCTCTTGCGACAATGCTACAAATCTCCAGTACAGTTAGcccaaaacacctaaaaaatacctgatactaaaaaaaattaacccgaacCCCCACATTCTTAGTTAGCTAGCTAGCACATTCTTGATCCCCTTATTAACCTCCCCCGCCTACACAAAAATTATCAACTCAAGCATAAACAGAGCCATAAGATAGGGCCATCAATAACACTGCAGCTTGCTCTTCTTCACCTAGCTTCCTCCTTCGCCTCTCCACTGTTGATCCTTGAACCAAGACTTCTCTACCCAGAGCCAGTAATCTCTGCTTTAACCCATCACCTAATTgcttgttattgttattataattactTGAGCCATTGTTAGTGCTCCCTTTCTTGGCTCTCTTGTCATTTGCTGCTGCCCCTCCCTTATTCAACCCTAATAtatccctcttcttcttcctgctCCTAATCCCACAAGCATTACACAGTGACTGCAAGATAAAAAGAGCAATTAATATCAAATCAAAGCATATGTcgaaaacattaacaaaacaaaactgatCTGATCTATGATTGGATTAAATCACCTTAGGACCAGCTGGACCACCTCTCCAAAGTGGAGTCTTTGAAGTGCCACAATCAGCACAAGTCTTCTTCTGTGGGCTCTCGGTTTCTAGTGATTTGCTACTCATTTCTTCAGACTCTGATCCCTGCTGGAAAACAATAAGAGAAACGGAAGAGAGCATTAGGGTCAGGATTGATATCTAAAGATGAACTCCATAAACAAGCTAGCTAGAAGTTACTCACTCTCTCACATGGATCCAGCATTGTAACTAAGCAACTCCTCAACTTGAGATCTGAAGACAAGACAACCCACTTCCTCAAATGGGTGTTGAATAGCAATAGCTGGTGATTGAGCAGTAGTTGTAGTTTGAAGTGGGGATGGATTCAGTAAGAGCTCTACTGATCGAAAACATAAAAGAGATTGTGGATTTGGAGGGAGAGATCAAAGTAGAAGCAGATCATTAACTTGGCAAGTACAATGTTAATGAGATGGCTAATAATTATGATAAGAGTGTCGTCGATTTTGAGCGAACCGACattaagagaggagagagagagtgaaaCGACATGCACACAAATCAGACTGCACGCTGGCAGATCTAAAAGAACTAACTTTATAAATGGGTTTTGAAACCCTAGCTTATGTGGGTGGTGAAATGACAAGAATGCCACTGGTTTTGAAAGCTTTTGACTGAAAAGCCCACCCACCCACCCGCCAACAAGGAACAAAGTGTCTCtgaaaatgaacaaaaaggGCGGGGCgccaaaaaatgtttttgtctcGGTGAAGGAAAGGAAATAAATGTTGGCGCCAGAGGTGGcatggagggagggagggaggaggGTTTTCGAGTCAAGCAAGATGGAACCCATGGCtactctatttattttaaattaatttttatttaatcttaaggaggaggagaagaaatgaTGGGGTGGTTTTTACATTATTGGatcctcccttttctttttctcttttttaaaataaaaaataaaaaaaatgctttcatAATTGTTCAGAGTACTATTTGtcattatgttaaaaaaaatcacttaacaaaccatttttaaattttagttaagTCGTTTACAAATAATTGGGACTAATAAAACATTATAGATGTGTTCGGTTActattcaagataaaaaatgataaatattaaataaaaaaaaaacattaaatgtaCTCCTTTGaggtcatcatcatcattaattagGAAGGACAGTGAGGTTTATGTGTGCTTTTGCGAGGCACACGTGTCGTTTCTCTTATTGATGATACAATTCTTCTTACAAGCgtctttattaattttcaattcattttctcAAGGCAGTTTACTCAaatcttattattaatatacttgtcgcatattttaaaatttgagggTATTTATAGGAATGCGTGttacctaaatttttttaaaaaaaattgtttaaaataaaaagattttatattttaatatcgttttgatgtgctaatattaaaaataatttttaaaaataataaaaattttattttgatgcatttataagcaaaaaaacactttgaactgtCACcgctatcacaatctcaaacatggtttaaatcataatttttttaggtgaatgatgaaaataacaaaaaaaaattgtacttcatcggtaaaaataaaaaaataaaagtcgtCACCTAATATTTTAATCACTATAAACCTTAATTGATCTTAGAGTCTAGATAAAAGGACTAATTGTCTATAGGAAAAATGTTTCACTCCTTGTACACCTTACATAAGATAAActacattgtttatttatttgatataaattaagataatgttgtgttttttaaccGTTGGTTTGTCTAATGGTTAAAGTAGATCAACGCTAGTAGAGTGGACTATAGTTTTATAAGTGAAGCCTAGCCATCGGAgagtcaaaacataaaaataaaagaaactgtCTTTTATTTAATACTGGAAATACATTTTAACTATACGTTCATAATCtcgtatattaaaagaaaaaaatatttttttgatatttttgaaatgtagacTAAgttctaatggataatcataaattgaTTATGATATCCTTTGACTGATTCTTGTATTTCTCAAAGTAcgataaaaatgcaatttttattttttcatagaaatatacatgaaaattttagaatttgatcgtatacacacaaacaaaaactttttttttgtatttttgaattaaggaaatctttttgattttttttgaaattttagagaaaaacaggtatttttaaaatctagtaCATATCTTATAATGTAAGTCTATAACttgatattaaatgaaattattggaaaaaaacaCGCGATGGACTCactaacaattttaaaatggtcttgaatttttttgtagaatttttaaaaattatctaggGCTATGGtagcttctatttttttaataacaatttgattaattaaatagaatttgttttttcatttggcTCCACACAtaattgcttttaaaatttgtaaaaccataattaaaaatattttttaaattttacttttttaaaccATGACCACACGAGTTACTGTGATATCAAATACACACTTGATGTCTCGGGTGAAGCATGGCAACCTGATTTAGACAGGAGTGCGTGAATTTTATAGATAAGTTTCTCTTTGATTTGTCGAGAATGGTAATGTCATTTTGAAAGAAGAACAATATGCAGTAAATGAGAGGATTTGACAAAGAAG includes:
- the LOC7496479 gene encoding GATA transcription factor 16 isoform X1, translating into MLDPCERQGSESEEMSSKSLETESPQKKTCADCGTSKTPLWRGGPAGPKSLCNACGIRSRKKKRDILGLNKGGAAANDKRAKKGSTNNGSSNYNNNNKQLGDGLKQRLLALGREVLVQGSTVERRRRKLGEEEQAAVLLMALSYGSVYA
- the LOC7496479 gene encoding GATA transcription factor 16 isoform X2, giving the protein MLDPCERGSESEEMSSKSLETESPQKKTCADCGTSKTPLWRGGPAGPKSLCNACGIRSRKKKRDILGLNKGGAAANDKRAKKGSTNNGSSNYNNNNKQLGDGLKQRLLALGREVLVQGSTVERRRRKLGEEEQAAVLLMALSYGSVYA